GGCTCCTCGACTCCGGCGACGACCGGCCGGCCGGCCGGGCCGTCCCGACGTCCGAGGTGACCTACGAGGTGCTCGGCTCCGGTTCGGCCGACATCACCTTCCTCGGCGACGGCGAGGCGGCCCGGGCAGGGAAGGCCGAGGTGGCCCGCGCCGCGTCGCTCCCCTGGAGCAGGACGGTGCGGGTGGCGCGCGACAAGCAGCCGATCGTCAGCATCACGCTCGGCGAGAAGGGCGGCCGGGCCACGTGCAAGCTCTCCGTCGGCGGCAAGCACGTGCAGCTCGCCACGGCGTCCGGCGCCTTCGGGCGCGCCACGTGCAGCAGCGCGCTCGCCGCGCCCGAGGGTGCCGGGGCCCCCGGAGCGCAGTAGTGGAATCTTCAAGCGCTCGTGCGTGTTGAGCGGGGTGCCGGGCCACGGAGGCCCGGTACCGACGACGACACGACGAAGGAGCGCCGGTGAGCGAGACCGAGACCTACTACGAGTTCGGGACGGCCGCCGAGCGCTGGGACCGCGCTCAGCTGTTCTTCGAGGCCAAGGAGTACCTGACCGCCGCCCGGATCCTGCGCGGCCTGGTCGACGAGGTACCGGAGCAGACCGCGCAGCGGCTGCTGCTCGCCCGCTCGTACTACCACTCGGCCCAGCTGGGCCGTGCGGAGACGGAGCTGCGCGCGGTCCTGGACCGCGACCCCGTGGAGCACTACGCCCGTCTGATGCTGGGCCGCACCCTGGAGCGCCAGGGCCGGCACGACGAGGCCGCGCCGCATCTGCGGATGGCGGCGGCGATGGCGGGCGAGTTCACGGACTGAGCCCAAAGGGGCGGGAGCCGAGGCTCCCGCCCCCTCGTCACGGACCGGCCGCCCCGAGGTCGATCATCCGGTGCATGACCGGGCCGGGTATCGCCGGGTTCCTGGCCGCGCCCTCCCACGGCCGCACCTTTTCGCGCAGCAGCAGCCGGACCAGCACCGGCACGGGCAGTGACGGGTGCGCGGTCGCGCGGTACCGGACGCCGTCGTCCGCGTCGTCCAGGAGCCGTACCGCCGACTCCGGCGAGAGCCGCGCGTCCTCCGCCGCCCGCCTGCGCACCTCGCCGTCCTGGTCGAGGGCGAACCGCTCGACCAGCTCGGCCGAGGACTCCGGGTCGTCGAGGGCCAGCTGCCGCAGCCGCGGGTTCGGGTCCTCGGCGTACCGGAGCAAGCCGGTACGGGGGAAGTTCGGGTGGGTCCGGGGGCGGCCGGGCTTGGAGAAGCTGCCGGTCCACCAGTGCCAGACCTCCAGCAGCATGTCGGCGGGCGCGTCGTCGCAGGACTCGGCAAGGAAGAGCCGTACGACCCGGTCCTCGTCCCGCGCCAGCCGTTCGACGACGTCCGGGGGCAGGCGCTCGGCCCGGGCGACCGAGCTGCGGATCACCGGGTGGACGGAGCCGGCGAGCCGGCGCATCTCGTCGGGGTCGCCGTGCCGCTCGCGCACCCAGGGCACGTCGTACCTCAGACCCTCGGCGTCGAAGTCCGCCGGGATCGCGGCCGCGCGCCGCTCCTCGCCGAGACCCGGATGCACGGACGCCTGGAAACGCACCCGGCGGTCCGGGTCCGCGGCGAGCGCCATGACGAGATCGGCGTCCAGCGCCGGATTGCGGGCGAGGGCCCGGCGCAGGTCCGGGTCCTCGTGCCGGACCAGTTCCTCGGCGAGCTCCCGGT
This sequence is a window from Streptomyces sp. HUAS YS2. Protein-coding genes within it:
- a CDS encoding tetratricopeptide repeat protein; protein product: MSETETYYEFGTAAERWDRAQLFFEAKEYLTAARILRGLVDEVPEQTAQRLLLARSYYHSAQLGRAETELRAVLDRDPVEHYARLMLGRTLERQGRHDEAAPHLRMAAAMAGEFTD
- a CDS encoding PE-PGRS family protein produces the protein MTDDQGWDALFEDGPELPWRVRGGWLEGLGFNRGAPDDVQIRLLDHGVDAFLSRELSDAVFEATAAHPERGIRARLLDTWRPALTTEQWTALLLREPEDRLRAHFVERAAVWNVPLPAEAHERLAGDPAPSVRAEAAALPGMPPPLLTALAADPEAVVRKAACGAAWEHLPAAERERLPADDDLGVRNAALLCHHRDHPMPRAVYETLDPRLPVETCRLDRELAEELVRHEDPDLRRALARNPALDADLVMALAADPDRRVRFQASVHPGLGEERRAAAIPADFDAEGLRYDVPWVRERHGDPDEMRRLAGSVHPVIRSSVARAERLPPDVVERLARDEDRVVRLFLAESCDDAPADMLLEVWHWWTGSFSKPGRPRTHPNFPRTGLLRYAEDPNPRLRQLALDDPESSAELVERFALDQDGEVRRRAAEDARLSPESAVRLLDDADDGVRYRATAHPSLPVPVLVRLLLREKVRPWEGAARNPAIPGPVMHRMIDLGAAGP